The Clupea harengus chromosome 26, Ch_v2.0.2, whole genome shotgun sequence genome has a segment encoding these proteins:
- the LOC105894908 gene encoding coiled-coil domain-containing protein 106-like — protein MNRSPCVNLFKKTLDEIKTGSVANMDLGLPLSSGCDETHQVPLRLSVKEKDIKEEEYGHMITCQDDEEKPIADLHCKTETDLSESLSSTYNETLQTTVDVKVKKEEGEQQHNDCPLETLRLRHELEMTKLKVEWQQEMLKEVTKERDFLREQLAMTVRKKDKSVRSEDSTNALKQTTSGASATSSSDSSDSSSDSSSADEERKKKKKNSKTVKRRKQGKRGKKRQEQSIHQRARDPEEVVARYKKVLKIYQRGKTMVAAFRAVGVDRNTIVVNAPIAELFIAAPEKFAALKEKSPKKEKLICFAQMCKDAIEADDGIDKTIKYYKESGKLLPINKGK, from the exons ATGAACAGATCTCCGTGCGTGAACTTATTTAAG AAAACTCTGGACGAGATCAAAACAGGGTCCGTTGCTAACATGGATCTGGGACTGCCGTTGAGCTCtggctgtgatgaaacacaccaGGTACCCCTGAGACTGAGTGTGAAAGAAAAGGACATAAAAGAAGAGGAATATGGACATATGATTACATGCCAAGATGACGAAGAAAAGCCCATTGCAGATCTTCACTGTAAAACGGAAACGGACTTGTCAGAGTCACTAAGCTCCACTTATAATGAAACACTACAGACAACAGTGGATGTTAAAGTGAAGAAGGAAGAGGGTGAGCAACAACACAACGATTGTCCTCTGGAAA CGCTGAGACTGCGCCACGAGCTGGAGATGACCAAACTCAAAGTAGAGTGGCAGCAGGAGATGCTCAAGGAAGTGACCAAGGAGAGAGACTTTCTAAGGGAACAACTGGCTATGA CAGTAAGAAAAAAGGACAAGAGCGTTCGATCAGAGGACAGCACAAATGCCTTAAAGCAAACCACTTCCGGCGCTTCAGCTACTTCCTCTTCTGATTCCTCCGACTCGTCATCCGACTCTTCATCCGCGGATGAGGAacggaagaagaaaaaaaagaacagcaaaACAGTAAAGCGACGGAAGCAGGGGaaaaggggaaagaaaagacaggagCAAAGTATTCACCAGAGAG CTCGAGATCCTGAGGAAGTGGTGGCCCGATACAAAAAGGTCTTGAAGATCTACCAGAGGGGAAAGACCATGGTTGCTGCCTTCAGAGCTGTGGGTGTTGACCGCAACACCATTGTCGTCAATGCCCCAATTGCAGAACTTTTCATCGCCGCCCCAGAAAAATTTGCAGCGCTGAAAGAGAAGAGCCCTAAGAAGGAGAAGCTCATCTGCTTTGCACAAATGTGTAAAGATGCCATTGAGGCTGATGACGGCATTGATAAAACAATTAAATATTACAAAGAGTCAGGTAAACTTCTGCCCATAAATAAAGGCAAGTAA
- the LOC116219776 gene encoding zinc finger protein 708-like yields the protein MNLGLPLNSGCDETHQVPLRLIVKEEDVKEEEYGHMITWQDEEEKPIADLHCKTESDFTESLSSTYNEILQTTVEVKVKKEDEQEHNDFLLENASEHPNTTLQKNHGQNDELQQRLSGTPYRCTVCRKSFTVRRELKKHQETHTSSDHQKQHTGEKPHECAQCGKAFTDSSNLQRHMVAHTVKKPRRCLQCGKAFSSASHLQKHMVVHTAEWPRECARCGKAFTSSGGLKRHMLIHTGEKPYACSYCERAFNQATHLRVHELSHTGEKPYACDQCGKTYTTSTNLKRHPCLHTEEKPHKCSECGQAFKSSSHLQKHMVIHTAEWPHKCTQCGKAFTNSAGLKRHMLIHTGEKPHQCSFCERAFNQVTSLKVHERSHTGERPYACEQCGNTYTTSSNLKYHPCLHTEEKPHKCSECGKSFYFASGLREHRQSHSSARTFSCPVCTKAFRSRSGLTKHQLKHQKRQPCSHCGETCASAAALADHQRTHSEEKRHRCPRCEKTFNHSSSLQRHLLTHGAGEEPVSCSLPCGRSSRLRGRPHHCTACGKGPELTGPLNEHRNTHARKQTPTFGGRARRNTGGRRHKCARCGKTFVRRSTLNTHMLGHTGERPRKCAQCGKAFSSPSHLTRHMLVHSGVKAHTCALCGKAFQTHTNLKIHMRIHTGE from the exons ATGAATCTTGGACTGCCGTTGAACTCTGGATGTGATGAAACACACCAGGTACCCCTGAGACTGATAGTGAAAGAAGAGGACGTAAAAGAAGAGGAATATGGACATATGATTACATGgcaagatgaagaagaaaagccCATTGCAGATCTTCACTGTAAAACGGAATCAGACTTCACAGAGTCACTAAGCTCCACTTATAATGAAATACTACAGACAACAGTGGAGGTTAAAGTGAAGAAAGAGGATGAGCAAGAACACAACGATTTTCTTCTGGAAA ATGCATCTGAACATCCCAACACAACACTGCAGAAGAACCATGGACAGAACGATGAACTCCAGCAGCGACTCAGCGGAACGCCGTACCGGTGCACAGTCTGCAGGAAGAGTTTCACGGTACGGAGAGAACTCAAGAAacaccaggaaacacacacttctagtGATCATCAAAAAcagcacactggagagaagcctcatgaatgtgcccagtgtggaaaagcattcaCAGACTCCTCAAATCTACAACGGCATATGGTCGCACACACTGTAAAGAAGCCTCGTAGATGCCtccagtgtggaaaagccttTAGTAGTGCCTCCCATCTTCAAAAGCATATGGTCGTACACACTGCAGAGTGGCCTCGTGAATGTGCTCGttgtggaaaagcatttacaAGCTCCGGAGGTCTCAAGAGACACatgctaatacacactggagagaagccttaTGCATGCTCTTACTGCGAGAGGGCTTTTAATCAAGCCACTCATCTTAGAGTGCACGAGCTCTCACACACTGGGGAGAAGCCATATGCATGTGATCAGTGTGGAAAAACATACACTACATCAACGAATCTGAAACGCCATCCATGTTTGCACACTGAAGAAAAGCCACATAAATGTTCAGAGTGTGGCCAAGCATTCAAAAGTTCCTCACATCTTCAAAAGCATATGGTCATACACACTGCAGAGTGGCCTCATAAATGtacccagtgtggaaaagccttTACAAACTCTGCAGGTCTTAAAAggcacatgctcatacacactggagagaagcctcatcAATGCTCTTTTTGCGAGAGGGCTTTTAATCAAGTAACTAGTCTTAAAGTGCACGAACGCTCACACACTGGGGAGAGGCCGTACGCATGTGAACAGTGTGGGAATACATACACGACATCCTCAAATCTGAAATACCATCCTTGTTTGCACACCGAGGAAAAGCCACACAAATGTTCAGAGTGTGGCAAATCGTTTTATTTCGCCTCGGGTCTTCGAGAGCACCGGCAGAGCCACAGCAGCGCGAGGACCTTTTCATGTCCAGTCTGTACCAAGGCGTTCAGAAGCAGATCAGGCCTGACGAAGCACCAGTTGAAACACCAGAAGCGTCAGCCATGTTCACACTGTGGCGAAACGTGCGCCAGCGCAGCCGCCCTGGCGGATCACCAAAGAACACATTCCGAGGAGAAACGACATCGGTGTCCGCGGTGTGAAAAAACATTCAACCACAGCAGCTCTCTTCAACGGCACCTGTTGACACATGGGGCGGGGGAGGAGCCCGTCTCATGTTCACTCCCATGTGGAAGGTCGTCTCGGCTCAGAGGAAGGCCACACCACTGCACAGCTTGTGGGAAGGGTCCTGAGCTCACAGGCCCACTCAATGAGCACCGAAACACTCACGCGCGTAAACAAACACCCACCTTCGGTGGTCGCGCAAGACGAAACACCGGAGGCCGACGGCACAAGTGTGCACGGTGCGGGAAAACATTTGTACGCCGCAGTACTCTCAACACACATATGCTGGGGCACACTGGAGAGAGGCCTcgtaaatgtgcccagtgtggaaaagcgtTTTCGAGCCCCTCACACCTTACCAGACATATGCTGGTGCACTCGGGAGTGAAGGCTCACACGTGTGCCCTGTGTGGGAAAGCATTTCAAACGCACACAAATCTTAAAATCCATATgcgaatacacactggagagtag